One part of the Solanum dulcamara chromosome 8, daSolDulc1.2, whole genome shotgun sequence genome encodes these proteins:
- the LOC129900715 gene encoding peptide-N4-(N-acetyl-beta-glucosaminyl)asparagine amidase A-like, whose product MRKIAISIFRINELILLLLIMANLIFFLFVIILISFINAPVCSSLEQPSHFIKHVFFQQKYLEITRPLPFANLTPSCTLPILNYHFGDTMGLPPISVPYAPPHNCSWDHVALQFNASSKGVQYDRIAAVWLDGVDLFRTSTPEPTENGVFWTVTKDVTRYSSLLTKENISLSVMLENLVNDVYTGVYHVNVTILYYDSKDMIVPGPLSTTSTNRKVRLVNDVFVDNPIRGSLGLSEKTADLIIPISGNDGGEGFWYRIQSDSEWKGKSVIIPKNTYKAVMEICVSFHRYDEFWYSNPPNSYIRANNLTSHRGNGAYREVLLNIDQNLVGSVVPFPVIYPGGINPLYWDPIVSIGAFDHPSYDIELTPFLGVLLDGKSHFMGLKVLDSLPFWLVDANLHLWVDNQCTSDCEVQGEVVDYGTPDYEMERSSSFEGLDGSYEVEMERKIKYRGWVNSSAGNLTTTVTRELKFKNKIKFDKSGNEKKVKQKVKEEVEISVVSETGMKISHTTVKRKYPLTIITKTSKPSKEDGTVMMDSELEHEWSEKKKKKSDRNSDSSSISLKNGQRCKAWMSVQDRMVLQGGATTEQSYSYNGEATTYSREIAAANGKLISDTVNYLMLPSFSAV is encoded by the coding sequence ATGAGAAAGATAGCTATCTCCATTTTCAGAATAAATGAATTAATCCTCCTCTTGTTAATCATGGCAAATCTCATCTTCTTTCTCTTCGTAATAATATTAATCAGCTTTATTAATGCTCCAGTTTGTTCTTCCCTTGAACAACCTTCTCACTTCATCAAACACGTTTTTTTTCAACAGAAATACTTAGAAATCACTCGTCCATTGCCCTTCGCTAATCTCACTCCTTCCTGCACTCTTCCCATCCTCAATTATCACTTCGGAGATACTATGGGTCTTCCACCTATATCCGTCCCTTATGCTCCTCCCCATAATTGCTCTTGGGATCATGTGGCTCTTCAATTCAACGCCTCTTCCAAAGGAGTGCAGTACGACCGTATCGCCGCCGTTTGGCTTGACGGCGTCGATCTCTTTCGTACCAGCACCCCCGAGCCTACTGAAAATGGAGTTTTCTGGACTGTTACTAAGGATGTTACCAGGTATTCGTCCCTCCTCACCAAGGAGAATATTTCTCTCTCTGTTATGCTGGAAAATTTGGTCAACGATGTTTATACAGGTGTCTATCATGTTAATGTTACTATCTTATACTATGATAGTAAGGACATGATTGTTCCTGGTCCATTATCAACTACTAGTACTAATCGGAAAGTGAGACTAGTAAATGATGTGTTTGTGGATAATCCCATAAGAGGGTCGTTGGGTTTGTCTGAAAAAACAGCAGATCTGATAATTCCAATTTCGGGTAATGATGGAGGTGAAGGATTTTGGTACCGAATTCAAAGCGATTCGGAATGGAAGGGGAAGAGTGTTATCATACCCAAGAACACCTACAAAGCTGTCATGGAAATTTGTGTATCATTTCACCGCTACGATGAGTTTTGGTACTCAAATCCCCCTAATTCTTACATACGGGCAAATAATTTGACTAGCCACAGAGGCAACGGAGCGTATAGGGAAGTTTTGTTGAATATAGACCAGAATTTGGTAGGATCCGTGGTTCCATTTCCTGTAATTTACCCAGGTGGAATTAATCCCCTCTACTGGGATCCAATTGTTTCAATTGGGGCCTTTGATCATCCTTCTTACGACATTGAATTAACTCCATTTTTGGGGGTTTTACTTGACGGTAAATCCCATTTTATGGGGCTTAAGGTGCTGGATAGTCTCCCTTTCTGGCTTGTGGATGCGAATTTGCACCTTTGGGTAGATAATCAATGCACAAGTGATTGTGAAGTGCAGGGTGAAGTTGTTGACTATGGAACTCCAGATTACGAGATGGAGCGGTCTTCAAGCTTTGAGGGACTGGATGGATCATATGAGGTTGAGATGGAGAGGAAGATCAAGTATCGTGGGTGGGTGAATTCATCAGCAGGCAATTTGACAACTACAGTTACACGAGAactcaagttcaagaacaagaTAAAGTTTGATAAGAGTGGAAATGAAAAGAAGGTAAAGCAGAAAGTCAAAGAAGAGGTTGAAATTAGCGTAGTCTCTGAAACGGGTATGAAGATTTCTCATACGACTGTGAAGAGAAAATATCCTCTAACTATAATCACTAAGACCAGTAAGCCATCAAAAGAGGATGGTACAGTCATGATGGATTCTGAATTAGAACATGAATGGagtgagaagaagaagaagaagagtgatAGAAATTCAGATTCTTCTTCAATCAGTTTGAAAAATGGACAAAGATGCAAAGCATGGATGTCTGTTCAAGATCGCATGGTTCTACAAGGTGGAGCAACCACTGAACAGAGCTATTCGTATAATGGTGAAGCTACTACCTATTCTCGGGAAATTGCAGCTGCCAATGGCAAGCTTATAAGTGACACTGTAAACTACTTGATGTTGCCTTCATTTTCTGCTGTGTAA